One Streptococcus sp. S1 DNA window includes the following coding sequences:
- the lepB gene encoding signal peptidase I produces MSKRSSKHTSSSPVVRFLKEWGLFSIIVGLIIASRVFLWAPVKVDGHSMDPTLADSEYLLVVNHLSIDRFDIVVASEKDDDGKTKDIVKRVIGLPGDTIQYDNDTLYINGKKTNEPYLKDYIARFKKDKLQSTYTGKGFEENGELFRQLANTAQAYTVDKDGNPKFTLKLLDDEYLLLGDDRIVSKDSRQVGAFKKEQIKGQTVFRLWPIYPFKTY; encoded by the coding sequence ATGTCAAAAAGAAGTTCAAAACATACATCTAGCTCACCAGTGGTGAGATTCCTTAAAGAATGGGGCCTCTTCAGCATCATCGTTGGTCTCATCATCGCCTCACGCGTCTTCCTTTGGGCTCCGGTCAAGGTGGATGGTCATTCGATGGATCCGACCTTGGCTGATAGCGAGTACCTCCTTGTGGTCAACCACCTTTCGATTGATCGTTTCGACATTGTCGTTGCCAGTGAAAAAGACGACGACGGCAAAACCAAGGACATCGTCAAGCGGGTCATCGGTCTTCCTGGAGATACTATCCAGTACGACAACGATACTCTCTACATCAATGGGAAAAAGACCAATGAGCCCTATTTGAAAGACTACATCGCTCGTTTCAAAAAAGATAAATTGCAATCAACCTACACTGGAAAAGGGTTCGAAGAAAACGGAGAACTCTTCCGCCAATTGGCCAATACAGCCCAAGCCTATACAGTAGACAAGGATGGCAATCCTAAATTTACCTTGAAGTTGCTCGACGATGAATACCTCTTACTTGGAGATGACCGGATCGTTTCAAAAGATAGCCGTCAGGTCGGAGCTTTCAAGAAAGAACAAATCAAAGGACAAACTGTCTTTAGACTATGGCCTATCTACCCTTTCAAAACTTATTAG
- the rnhC gene encoding ribonuclease HIII has protein sequence MESMTLTPTQEQILDFVHTYRSSLTQSKNPHMDYFFRLEGATVSIYKSGKVLLQGNDLTPYLAFFGQDAGNPKGSTTSSAGPDLAMIGTDEVGNGSYFGGLTVVASFVTPDQHDWLKKLGVGDSKTLDDRKIQQLAPLLEENIQHQALLLSPKKYNEVIASGYNAVSVKVALHNQAIYLLLNKGVQAERIVIDAFTTAKNYQKYVKAEKNQVTQAIDLEEKAEGKYLAVAVSSIIARNLFLQNLEDLGKELGFNLPSGAGAKSDQVAAKLLQTYGMKALDYCAKLHFKNTEKAKKLLER, from the coding sequence ATGGAAAGTATGACACTCACTCCAACACAGGAGCAAATCCTTGATTTTGTCCATACCTATCGCAGTTCTCTCACTCAAAGCAAGAATCCTCATATGGATTATTTCTTTCGACTAGAGGGAGCGACCGTTTCAATCTACAAGTCTGGAAAAGTCTTGCTCCAGGGCAATGACCTTACTCCTTACCTGGCCTTTTTCGGGCAAGATGCTGGGAACCCTAAAGGTTCTACTACTTCATCTGCAGGACCAGATCTAGCCATGATCGGAACCGACGAGGTCGGAAACGGCTCTTATTTTGGTGGACTCACCGTCGTTGCATCCTTTGTCACACCTGACCAGCACGACTGGCTCAAAAAGCTCGGTGTGGGGGATTCAAAGACCTTGGATGATCGAAAAATTCAGCAATTGGCTCCTCTCCTTGAGGAAAACATCCAGCACCAAGCACTCTTATTGTCTCCAAAGAAGTACAATGAAGTCATTGCTTCTGGCTACAATGCTGTTTCAGTCAAAGTGGCCCTGCACAATCAGGCTATCTATCTTCTATTAAATAAAGGAGTCCAAGCAGAGCGAATTGTGATCGATGCCTTTACGACGGCTAAAAACTACCAAAAATACGTGAAAGCCGAAAAAAATCAGGTCACCCAAGCCATTGATTTGGAAGAAAAAGCAGAAGGTAAGTATTTAGCTGTTGCAGTTAGTTCCATCATCGCCCGCAATCTCTTCCTTCAAAATCTGGAAGATCTGGGCAAGGAACTGGGCTTTAATCTGCCTAGTGGAGCAGGGGCGAAGTCAGACCAAGTCGCTGCTAAATTGCTTCAGACCTACGGGATGAAAGCTCTGGATTATTGTGCCAAACTCCATTTTAAAAACACAGAAAAAGCAAAGAAATTACTAGAAAGATAA
- a CDS encoding CvpA family protein: MLTFLILLILAWSFYIGYARGIILQSYYFLVTLVALLIAGGSYKGLAKVLSLWVPFSSPTQQSVNYFYANRYLFQLDDIFYAGLAYVLIFAMIYLIGRVIGIFMHLVPQPEKLEDRKYQIGAGVIAVVITFLVIQMGLTVLSTVPMASIQNRLNASGLIRFIILHTPISSSLFHNLWVTAIIGA; this comes from the coding sequence ATGTTAACTTTCTTAATCTTATTGATTTTGGCATGGAGTTTTTATATTGGTTATGCAAGAGGGATTATCCTCCAGTCCTATTATTTTCTAGTGACCTTAGTGGCCCTCTTGATTGCAGGCGGCAGCTACAAGGGGCTGGCCAAGGTGTTGTCTCTATGGGTTCCATTTTCGAGTCCCACCCAGCAATCAGTGAATTATTTTTATGCCAACCGCTACCTGTTTCAGTTAGATGACATCTTTTATGCAGGTTTAGCTTATGTGTTGATTTTTGCGATGATCTACCTGATTGGTCGCGTGATTGGGATCTTTATGCACTTGGTACCCCAGCCAGAAAAACTGGAGGATCGCAAGTATCAAATTGGAGCGGGTGTGATTGCTGTCGTGATAACTTTCTTGGTCATCCAAATGGGCTTGACTGTCCTCTCAACGGTTCCCATGGCTTCCATCCAAAATAGACTAAATGCAAGTGGATTGATCCGCTTTATCATCCTTCATACCCCGATCAGTTCCAGTCTGTTCCACAACTTGTGGGTGACTGCGATTATCGGAGCTTAA
- a CDS encoding endonuclease MutS2 has protein sequence MNKKILDILEFDKVKQLFGPYLQTEQGEMELAALTPTDKKESIETAFMELEDMEQILLEEPRFAVSTIQDVRPVAKRLEMEASLNIDELLALKAVLRVTHELKDFYDNLENVRLERLNRLFDNLVDLPRLQGGLQAINEGGFVESFASEKLAKIRRRIQENEHQVREILQDLLKSKVDMLADVVIASRNGRNVLPVKNTYRNRIAGVVHDISASGNTVYIEPRAVVNLNEEIANHRADERYEIIQILEELSDTLRPHASEIANNAWIIGHLDLIKAKYRFMRDYKAVVPEVSSNRSTQLLQLRHPLIENAVANDLHFTEDLTEIVITGPNTGGKTIMLKTLGLAQIMAQSGLPILADPGSRVGIFSQVFADIGDEQSIEQSLSTFSSHMTNIVSILNQVDTASLILLDELGAGTDPQEGAGLAIAILEDLRLRGIKTMATTHYPELKAYGIETAGVQNASMEFDTASLRPTYRFMQGVPGRSNAFEIARRLGLSETIIQDAMKMTNTDNDVNQIIEKLEAQTLESRKRLDTIQEVEQENLKFNRALRKLYNELTRERETELNKAREEAKEIVDMALSESDRILQGLHAKSQLKPHEIIEAKAQLKKLAPETVDLSKNKVLKKAKKARAPKVGDEILVISYGQRGTLVKQLKDGRWEAQVGLLKMTLEEKEFNLIKAEKEATQPKKRQVNVVKRSNTSGPRARLDLRGKRYEEAMQELDGFIDQALLNNMAQVDIIHGIGTGVIREGVTKYLRRNKHVKSFEYAPQNAGGSGATIVTFKG, from the coding sequence ATGAATAAAAAAATATTAGATATTCTGGAGTTTGACAAGGTCAAGCAACTCTTTGGACCCTATCTACAGACAGAACAAGGGGAGATGGAGCTAGCAGCCCTTACTCCAACTGATAAAAAAGAAAGCATCGAAACGGCCTTTATGGAGCTAGAAGATATGGAGCAGATCCTCTTGGAAGAGCCTCGCTTTGCCGTATCGACCATTCAAGATGTCCGTCCAGTGGCCAAGCGTTTGGAGATGGAGGCATCCCTCAATATCGATGAATTACTAGCGCTAAAAGCTGTCCTTCGGGTGACACATGAGCTTAAGGATTTCTACGACAACTTGGAAAATGTCCGTCTGGAAAGGCTCAATCGCCTCTTTGACAACTTGGTGGATTTACCACGCCTACAAGGTGGACTTCAAGCTATCAACGAAGGAGGCTTTGTCGAGTCTTTTGCCAGTGAAAAATTGGCCAAAATCCGTCGCCGAATCCAGGAAAATGAACACCAGGTCAGAGAGATTCTACAAGATCTGCTGAAAAGCAAGGTCGATATGTTAGCGGATGTTGTGATTGCTAGTCGGAATGGCCGCAATGTTCTACCAGTAAAAAACACCTATCGCAACCGGATTGCAGGGGTGGTCCACGATATCTCAGCCAGCGGGAATACCGTTTATATCGAGCCTCGGGCAGTCGTCAATCTTAATGAAGAAATTGCCAACCATCGAGCCGATGAACGGTATGAAATCATTCAGATTCTGGAGGAATTATCTGACACCCTGCGCCCTCATGCATCAGAAATTGCAAATAATGCTTGGATTATCGGTCACTTAGACTTGATCAAGGCCAAGTATCGGTTTATGCGCGATTATAAGGCAGTGGTACCAGAGGTTAGTAGCAATCGCTCTACTCAGCTCTTGCAATTACGTCATCCCTTGATTGAAAATGCTGTCGCGAATGACTTGCATTTTACCGAGGACTTGACAGAAATCGTGATTACCGGTCCCAATACAGGGGGGAAAACCATCATGCTAAAAACGCTGGGACTAGCGCAAATTATGGCCCAGTCTGGTCTTCCCATCCTAGCGGATCCAGGTAGTCGTGTGGGTATCTTCTCACAGGTCTTTGCGGATATTGGAGATGAACAATCGATCGAGCAGAGCTTGTCGACCTTCTCCAGTCATATGACCAATATCGTATCTATCTTAAATCAAGTGGATACCGCCTCCTTGATCCTTCTGGATGAGTTGGGGGCTGGAACCGATCCTCAAGAGGGGGCTGGCCTTGCTATTGCTATCCTAGAAGACCTGCGCTTACGCGGGATTAAGACCATGGCGACAACCCACTATCCAGAGCTCAAGGCCTACGGAATTGAGACTGCAGGAGTGCAAAATGCCAGTATGGAATTTGACACAGCGAGTCTGCGTCCGACCTATCGCTTCATGCAAGGAGTTCCTGGCCGCTCCAATGCCTTTGAGATCGCCCGCCGTTTGGGCTTGTCTGAGACCATTATCCAGGATGCCATGAAGATGACCAATACGGATAATGATGTCAATCAAATTATTGAAAAATTGGAGGCGCAGACCTTAGAAAGTCGCAAGCGCTTGGATACCATTCAAGAGGTCGAGCAAGAAAATCTTAAATTCAATCGTGCTCTTCGAAAACTCTATAACGAACTGACCCGAGAGAGAGAAACAGAGCTCAATAAGGCGAGAGAAGAGGCCAAGGAAATTGTGGACATGGCCCTATCAGAGAGTGACCGTATCCTTCAAGGACTTCACGCTAAATCCCAGTTAAAACCACATGAGATCATTGAAGCCAAGGCTCAGTTGAAAAAACTAGCGCCTGAAACCGTCGACCTTTCTAAAAACAAGGTCTTGAAAAAAGCCAAAAAGGCGCGTGCTCCTAAGGTGGGAGATGAAATCTTGGTTATCAGCTATGGCCAACGCGGAACCCTGGTCAAGCAACTCAAAGATGGCCGCTGGGAGGCGCAAGTCGGCTTGCTCAAGATGACCTTGGAAGAAAAAGAATTCAACCTTATTAAGGCTGAAAAAGAAGCAACTCAACCTAAGAAACGCCAGGTGAATGTCGTCAAACGTTCGAACACGAGTGGGCCGAGAGCGCGTCTGGACCTCCGTGGGAAACGCTATGAAGAGGCCATGCAAGAGCTAGATGGCTTTATCGATCAAGCCTTGCTCAACAACATGGCACAAGTCGATATCATCCACGGAATTGGGACGGGTGTCATCCGTGAAGGGGTGACCAAATACCTCCGCCGCAACAAACACGTCAAAAGTTTTGAATATGCCCCACAAAATGCAGGTGGTAGCGGAGCGACCATTGTCACGTTTAAAGGGTAA
- a CDS encoding C69 family dipeptidase encodes MRKRESADSCTTILVGKNASYDGSTIVARTEDSQNGVFTPKKLIVVKPEDQPRHYKSVLSTFEIDLPDNPVRYTAVPDAIPKDGIWGEAGINVYNVAMSETETITTNSRVLGADPLVESGIGEEDMLTLVLPYVKTAREGVLRLGKILEEYGTYESNGIAISDVNEIWWLETIGGHHWMARRVPDDTYVTNPNQLGSDYFEFGNPDEFLCDPDLEHFVTEHHLILDQEGKGFNPRYAFGSQKDKDRHYNTPRAWAIQRFLNPEIEQDPRSFEIPWCQKPYRKVTIEDVKYVLSNHYQDTIYDPYGPEGDHVSQRTFRTIGINRTSQTAILQLRPHKPQETTGIQWISYGSMPYNTAVPFFTQVDTTPDYFANTTAKVTTDSFYWANRIIAGLADPHYAHHVGDLDDYQETTMAWGHARINKVDRALAAGETVDFEAENQAMSDQIQEATDQLLDKILLDASNLMTNHFSLSD; translated from the coding sequence ATGCGTAAACGTGAAAGTGCAGATTCGTGTACAACGATTCTAGTCGGAAAAAATGCTAGCTACGATGGTTCGACCATTGTAGCACGAACAGAGGATTCTCAAAATGGCGTTTTTACGCCCAAGAAATTGATCGTGGTCAAACCGGAAGATCAACCACGTCATTACAAGTCTGTTTTATCAACTTTTGAAATCGACTTGCCAGATAATCCAGTTCGCTATACAGCGGTTCCAGATGCGATTCCTAAAGACGGGATCTGGGGAGAAGCTGGGATCAATGTCTATAATGTAGCTATGAGTGAGACAGAGACCATTACGACCAATAGCCGTGTGCTAGGGGCAGATCCTCTTGTAGAGAGTGGCATCGGCGAGGAAGACATGTTGACCTTGGTCTTGCCTTATGTCAAGACTGCCCGCGAAGGGGTCTTACGTCTCGGAAAGATTTTGGAAGAGTACGGAACTTATGAGTCTAACGGGATCGCCATTTCAGATGTGAATGAAATCTGGTGGTTGGAAACCATCGGAGGTCACCACTGGATGGCGCGCCGTGTCCCTGATGATACCTATGTGACCAACCCGAACCAACTGGGAAGTGATTATTTTGAATTTGGAAATCCAGATGAGTTTCTCTGTGACCCAGATCTTGAACATTTTGTCACAGAGCACCATTTGATTCTGGATCAAGAAGGGAAAGGTTTTAATCCACGCTATGCCTTTGGTAGCCAAAAAGACAAGGACCGCCACTACAATACACCGCGGGCTTGGGCCATCCAGCGTTTCCTCAATCCTGAAATCGAGCAGGATCCACGGAGTTTTGAGATTCCTTGGTGTCAAAAACCTTATCGCAAGGTGACGATTGAAGATGTCAAATATGTCTTGAGCAACCACTACCAAGACACCATCTACGATCCTTATGGTCCTGAAGGAGATCACGTGAGTCAGCGGACCTTCCGGACGATCGGGATCAACCGGACCAGCCAGACAGCGATTCTGCAATTGCGTCCCCATAAACCACAAGAAACGACAGGCATCCAATGGATTTCTTATGGCTCCATGCCTTACAATACAGCCGTTCCTTTCTTTACCCAAGTGGATACAACGCCAGACTACTTTGCCAATACGACGGCTAAGGTAACAACGGATTCCTTCTACTGGGCCAACCGGATTATTGCGGGACTGGCAGATCCTCACTATGCTCACCATGTTGGTGATTTGGACGATTACCAAGAAACGACAATGGCCTGGGGACATGCGCGCATCAATAAAGTCGATCGTGCACTTGCAGCAGGTGAAACCGTTGATTTTGAGGCGGAAAACCAAGCCATGAGTGATCAAATCCAGGAAGCGACAGATCAACTCTTGGACAAGATTTTGCTCGATGCTAGCAACCTCATGACCAATCACTTCTCCTTGAGTGATTAA
- a CDS encoding alanine/glycine:cation symporter family protein encodes MDHVLQFFQQLDNLVWGAPLLVLLVGTGIYLTLRLGLLQIRYLPKAFRLIFTEDEGHGDISSFGALATALAATVGTGNIVGVATAIQTGGPGALFWMWMAAFFGMATKYAEGLLAIRYRTKDDNGHISGGPMYYILHGMGEKWRPLAIFFAVAGVLVALFGIGTMTQVNSITGSLQASFGTAPEVASVVIALVVSTIIFGGIHWISKVSEKVVPFMAAAYIFATITIIVLHLDQLLPALKAVFSGAFTGTAAMGGFAGATVKMAIQKGVARGVFSNESGLGSAPIAAAAAKTNEPVEQGLISMTGTFIDTIIICSLTGLSLLVSGEWMAKGSTSTLTQDTFTGVFGPVGGIILTLCLVLFATTTILGWSYYGERCFEFLFGVKHINLYRTFFVFMVGLGGFLKLDLVWVIADIVNGLMALPNLIALLALSPVIIKESKQYFKK; translated from the coding sequence ATGGACCATGTATTGCAGTTTTTTCAGCAGCTCGATAATCTAGTATGGGGCGCCCCGCTGTTGGTGCTCTTGGTGGGAACAGGGATCTACCTAACCCTTCGCTTGGGTTTGCTTCAAATACGCTACCTTCCAAAAGCTTTTCGCCTGATCTTTACAGAAGATGAGGGACACGGGGATATCTCGAGTTTCGGAGCCCTTGCGACAGCTCTAGCGGCTACTGTAGGGACGGGGAATATTGTAGGGGTGGCTACAGCGATTCAGACAGGTGGCCCAGGTGCCCTCTTTTGGATGTGGATGGCAGCCTTCTTTGGAATGGCGACCAAGTATGCAGAAGGGCTCTTAGCCATTCGTTATCGGACCAAGGATGACAACGGTCATATCTCGGGTGGTCCCATGTACTACATTCTTCACGGGATGGGAGAGAAGTGGCGACCGCTGGCTATTTTCTTTGCGGTTGCAGGAGTGCTGGTGGCCCTCTTTGGGATCGGAACCATGACCCAGGTTAATTCCATTACGGGATCCCTTCAGGCCAGTTTTGGAACAGCTCCAGAAGTGGCTAGTGTAGTAATTGCTCTGGTGGTTTCGACCATCATCTTTGGAGGGATTCACTGGATTTCCAAAGTCTCTGAAAAAGTGGTTCCTTTTATGGCTGCTGCCTATATCTTTGCGACTATCACGATTATTGTCTTGCATCTGGACCAATTGCTTCCAGCCTTAAAAGCAGTCTTTTCAGGTGCTTTCACAGGAACTGCAGCCATGGGAGGTTTCGCAGGAGCAACGGTCAAAATGGCTATCCAAAAAGGGGTGGCGCGTGGGGTTTTCTCTAATGAATCTGGTCTCGGATCTGCACCCATTGCAGCCGCCGCAGCGAAGACCAATGAGCCCGTCGAGCAAGGTTTGATCTCCATGACAGGAACCTTTATTGATACCATTATCATCTGTAGTTTGACAGGACTTTCACTCTTGGTTTCAGGTGAGTGGATGGCTAAGGGCAGCACTAGCACCCTGACTCAGGATACGTTTACAGGCGTCTTTGGTCCAGTCGGAGGTATCATTCTAACGCTATGCTTGGTGCTTTTTGCGACCACGACTATTCTTGGATGGTCTTATTACGGAGAGCGGTGTTTTGAATTCCTATTTGGTGTTAAACATATCAACCTCTATCGGACCTTCTTTGTTTTTATGGTTGGACTAGGAGGCTTCCTTAAGCTGGATCTGGTCTGGGTGATCGCGGATATTGTGAATGGGCTGATGGCTTTGCCCAACCTGATCGCCCTTTTAGCTCTCTCCCCTGTCATCATCAAAGAAAGCAAACAATACTTTAAGAAATAA
- the sstT gene encoding serine/threonine transporter SstT, translating into MIHRLITTWNKTNLMKRIAIGIVLGVILALIFPKATGIGLLGEFFVGGLRAIAPLLVFALVANALSQHQKGTETNMKKVIVLYLLGTFAAAFVAVLVNYIFPITITLTGKAAEGSSPNGIGEVISNLLLKIVDNPVNALQQANYIGILSWATVFGIAMREASEHSKDLLQTLADITSKIVEWIINLAPFGILGLVFTTIAGQGLSALSNYGILLLVLVGTMAFVALVINPLIVFFMIRKNPYPLVFKCLRVSGVTAFFTRSSAANIPVNMRLCEELGLNPDIYSVSIPLGSTVNMAGAAVTINILTLAAANTLHIQVDFGTALILSVVAAISACGASGVAGGSLLLIPVACSLFGITNDLAMQVVSVGFIIGVIQDSCETALNSSTDALFTAIAEMSSWPKEKRY; encoded by the coding sequence ATGATTCATCGATTGATTACAACTTGGAATAAAACCAACCTTATGAAAAGGATCGCAATCGGGATTGTACTTGGAGTCATCCTAGCACTTATCTTCCCGAAAGCAACTGGCATTGGACTCTTAGGAGAGTTCTTTGTTGGGGGGCTCCGTGCGATCGCACCCCTTCTGGTCTTTGCGCTCGTCGCAAATGCCCTCTCCCAACACCAAAAAGGGACAGAGACCAATATGAAAAAGGTCATCGTCCTCTATCTCCTAGGAACCTTTGCTGCTGCCTTCGTCGCTGTTTTGGTCAATTACATTTTCCCTATCACCATTACCCTAACTGGAAAGGCTGCTGAAGGATCCTCTCCAAACGGGATTGGCGAAGTGATCAGTAACCTCTTGCTCAAGATCGTCGACAACCCGGTCAACGCCTTGCAGCAAGCCAACTACATTGGGATCCTTTCTTGGGCAACTGTCTTTGGGATCGCTATGAGAGAGGCGAGTGAACACAGTAAAGACCTCCTGCAAACCCTAGCAGACATCACTTCAAAAATCGTTGAGTGGATTATCAACCTAGCTCCATTTGGGATCTTAGGCTTGGTCTTCACGACCATCGCTGGCCAAGGACTCAGTGCCCTTAGTAACTACGGGATTCTCTTACTTGTTTTGGTTGGTACCATGGCTTTTGTAGCCCTGGTCATCAATCCATTGATCGTCTTTTTCATGATCCGCAAGAACCCTTATCCCCTAGTTTTTAAATGCCTCCGTGTCAGTGGGGTAACAGCCTTCTTCACTCGAAGTTCTGCAGCCAATATCCCTGTCAATATGCGTCTCTGTGAAGAGTTGGGGCTGAATCCAGACATCTATTCTGTCTCCATTCCACTTGGTTCAACTGTAAACATGGCAGGCGCAGCCGTGACGATCAATATTTTGACGCTAGCTGCTGCCAATACCTTGCACATTCAGGTTGACTTTGGAACGGCGCTCATCCTGAGTGTCGTAGCGGCTATCTCTGCTTGTGGAGCATCCGGAGTTGCGGGAGGATCTCTCCTTCTCATCCCTGTTGCTTGTAGCCTCTTTGGCATCACCAATGATTTGGCCATGCAAGTCGTCAGCGTCGGCTTTATCATCGGGGTCATCCAAGACTCTTGTGAAACAGCCCTCAACTCTTCGACAGATGCACTCTTCACTGCCATCGCCGAAATGAGCAGCTGGCCAAAAGAAAAACGCTATTAA
- a CDS encoding mechanosensitive ion channel family protein, with the protein MSQAFQRYFSKIDWTKIFDDLISKCISLIFIFLLFFIAKKAIHSLVKRILTPSFKYTVQDEARKKTILRLVESLLNYCLYFILIYWILSILGLPVSSLLAGAGIAGVAIGMGAQGFLSDLVNGFFILLERQLDVGDNVRLTNGSINIAGIVSSVGIRTTQVRDFDGTLHFVPNRNITVVSNLSRGDMRVLIDIPLDANTDLDKIYQVIAQVNQSEQDKHPEVLTGPTILGPQIEKNGRYSFRIAMTAQNGTQTTVYHTYYKLYHDALMEAGINLPTGKNGIM; encoded by the coding sequence ATGAGTCAAGCTTTCCAACGTTATTTCAGTAAAATAGACTGGACGAAGATTTTTGATGATCTGATATCAAAATGTATCTCTCTAATTTTTATCTTTCTCTTATTTTTTATCGCTAAAAAGGCCATCCATAGCCTGGTCAAGCGGATATTAACCCCTTCCTTTAAGTATACGGTGCAGGATGAAGCCCGTAAAAAAACGATTCTCCGTTTGGTTGAGAGCCTCTTAAACTATTGTTTGTATTTCATCTTGATCTACTGGATTTTATCGATTCTGGGTCTTCCGGTCTCTAGTCTCTTGGCTGGTGCTGGGATTGCTGGGGTGGCGATTGGGATGGGAGCCCAGGGCTTTCTTTCCGATTTGGTCAATGGTTTCTTCATCCTTTTAGAACGCCAGCTGGACGTGGGTGACAATGTTCGTCTCACGAATGGGTCTATTAATATTGCCGGCATCGTCAGCAGTGTCGGGATTCGGACGACCCAGGTACGGGACTTTGATGGGACTCTCCACTTTGTTCCGAATCGCAATATCACCGTCGTCAGCAATCTCTCACGCGGCGATATGCGCGTGCTGATCGATATTCCGCTAGACGCAAATACCGATCTCGACAAGATCTATCAGGTGATTGCTCAGGTCAATCAGTCTGAACAAGATAAACACCCAGAGGTGTTGACAGGTCCTACGATTTTAGGCCCACAGATCGAAAAAAATGGTCGTTATTCCTTCCGAATTGCTATGACTGCGCAAAATGGAACCCAGACGACTGTCTATCATACCTACTATAAACTCTACCATGATGCCTTGATGGAAGCAGGGATTAACCTACCGACAGGAAAGAACGGGATCATGTAA
- the gdhA gene encoding NADP-specific glutamate dehydrogenase, translated as MTTAKEYIQSTFETVKARNGHEAEFLQAVEEFLSTLEPVFEKHPEYIEENILARITEPERVISFRVPWVDREGNIQVNRGYRVQFNSAVGPYKGGLRFHPTVNQGILKFLGFEQIFKNVLTGLPIGGGKGGSDFDPKGKTDAEVMRFCQSFMTELQKHIGPSLDVPAGDIGVGGREIGYLYGQYKRLRQFDAGVLTGKPLGFGGSLIRPEATGYGLVYYTEEMLKANGDSFAGKKVVISGSGNVAQYALQKATELGATVISVSDSNGYVIDENGIDFDLLTDVKEKRRARLTEYAAEKPTATYYEGSVWTYAGNYDIALPCATQNEIDGDAAKRLVAQGVKVVSEGANMPSNIDAINVYKENGILYGPAKAANAGGVAVSALEMSQNSQRLSWTREEVDGRLKDIMTNIFNTAKTTAETYGLGKDYLAGANIAAFENVANAMIAQGLV; from the coding sequence ATGACAACTGCTAAAGAATATATCCAAAGCACCTTCGAAACTGTAAAAGCTCGTAATGGCCACGAAGCTGAATTCCTTCAAGCTGTTGAAGAGTTCCTCAGCACTTTGGAACCTGTTTTTGAAAAACATCCTGAATACATCGAAGAAAACATTTTGGCTCGTATTACAGAACCTGAACGCGTAATTTCTTTCCGTGTTCCTTGGGTTGACCGTGAAGGAAACATCCAAGTAAACCGTGGTTACCGTGTTCAATTCAACTCTGCTGTAGGTCCTTACAAAGGTGGTCTTCGTTTCCACCCAACTGTTAACCAAGGGATCTTAAAATTCCTCGGTTTCGAACAAATCTTCAAAAACGTCTTGACTGGTCTTCCTATCGGTGGTGGTAAAGGTGGATCTGACTTCGATCCTAAAGGAAAAACAGACGCTGAAGTGATGCGTTTCTGCCAAAGCTTCATGACGGAATTGCAAAAACATATCGGTCCTTCTCTTGATGTCCCAGCTGGTGATATCGGGGTTGGTGGACGTGAAATCGGATACCTTTACGGTCAATACAAACGCCTTCGCCAATTTGATGCTGGTGTCTTGACTGGTAAACCTCTTGGTTTCGGTGGTAGCTTGATCCGTCCAGAAGCAACTGGTTATGGTTTGGTTTACTACACTGAAGAAATGCTCAAAGCAAACGGCGACAGCTTTGCTGGTAAGAAAGTCGTGATCTCAGGTTCTGGTAACGTTGCTCAATACGCTCTTCAAAAAGCAACTGAACTTGGTGCAACTGTTATCTCTGTATCTGACTCAAACGGTTACGTGATCGACGAAAACGGTATTGACTTCGACCTTCTTACAGACGTCAAAGAAAAACGTCGTGCACGTTTGACTGAATACGCTGCTGAAAAACCAACTGCTACTTACTACGAAGGTTCCGTATGGACTTATGCTGGTAACTATGACATCGCTCTTCCATGTGCAACTCAAAATGAAATCGATGGCGATGCTGCAAAACGTTTGGTCGCTCAAGGTGTGAAAGTTGTCTCTGAAGGAGCAAACATGCCAAGTAACATCGATGCCATCAACGTATACAAAGAAAATGGTATTCTTTACGGACCTGCTAAAGCAGCTAATGCTGGTGGGGTTGCTGTATCTGCTCTTGAAATGAGCCAAAACAGCCAACGTCTTTCATGGACACGCGAAGAAGTGGACGGACGTTTGAAAGACATCATGACCAACATCTTCAACACTGCTAAAACAACTGCAGAAACTTACGGTCTTGGTAAAGATTACCTTGCAGGTGCCAACATCGCTGCCTTTGAAAATGTCGCAAATGCGATGATTGCACAAGGTCTTGTATAA